TCTTCTATCGGTGGTTTTGCTTTACCCCTTTATGAAGTTGAAAGGTTTAAAGTTTCCGAGAGATTGGCGAATTTTATCAATCATGATTTACACAGGAACTTTCGCTATCTCCGTTTCTTATGGTCTTGTTTACTGGAGTGAACAATATGTTTCTGCCGGCCTGACCGCCGTTCTGTTTAGCTCGTTCCCGTTTTTTGTCCTTATCTTTTCACATTTTATGATTGCCGATGATGGTTTTTCTCTAAAAAAAACAGTTGGCTCGATAGTCGGCTTTAGCGGGGTAGCGGTTATTTATGTCGACAGCATCAAACTCGAAAGTACCGTCATACTTCTGGGGACTTCAGCGATTGTAGTCAGCGCCGTGTTTACGGCTTTTTCGAATGTCGTTATCAAAAAACATTCTGAATCTCTTGATCCAATTGTGTTGACAGTGGTGCAAATGATTTGCGGAGCCGTCTCTTTGCTGACGGTGGGCTTTCTTTTTGAAAATGTTGGAGATTTTAAATTCACTGTTAAATCGATTGGCTCACTTTTTTATCTTTCGATTGTGGGTTCGTGTGTAGCTTTTGTTGCTTATTACTGGCTGATCCGGCAAGTTAAAGTAACCACAGCTTCGCTTATTATTTTTGTCATCCCGGTTGTTGCGCTGTTTTTAGATTGGTTGGTTTTAGACCAACTGTTGAGTTGGCGGATTCTTGCCGGCAGTGGTCTGGTCATCAGCGGGGTGGGTTTGGCAAGCCGGCGATAATTCATAACGTGACAGA
This portion of the candidate division KSB1 bacterium genome encodes:
- a CDS encoding EamA family transporter: MSNKHTLPILVFIMLCLIWGSTWLFIKIGLDDAPPFLLAGARFLLSVVLLYPFMKLKGLKFPRDWRILSIMIYTGTFAISVSYGLVYWSEQYVSAGLTAVLFSSFPFFVLIFSHFMIADDGFSLKKTVGSIVGFSGVAVIYVDSIKLESTVILLGTSAIVVSAVFTAFSNVVIKKHSESLDPIVLTVVQMICGAVSLLTVGFLFENVGDFKFTVKSIGSLFYLSIVGSCVAFVAYYWLIRQVKVTTASLIIFVIPVVALFLDWLVLDQLLSWRILAGSGLVISGVGLASRR